The following are encoded in a window of Chaetodon auriga isolate fChaAug3 chromosome 24, fChaAug3.hap1, whole genome shotgun sequence genomic DNA:
- the LOC143316882 gene encoding uncharacterized protein LOC143316882 isoform X1, producing the protein MKPSSPPSSSSPTSLTAAPETQLLCSSSCPPPLPRLSLQSPELQAEFLQGEKSSSKDHKKTEDDYRQKTTTKRRKTTTDRQKTTTKRHKTTTDRHKTTTDRRKTTTKRRKTTTDRCETTTDRRETTTKRHKTTTDRQKTTTKRRKTTTDRRETTTDRHKTTTDRHKTTTKRHKTTTERHQTTTDRRKTTTDRHKTTTDRHKTTTKRHKTTTERHQTTTDRRETTTDRHKTTTDRQKTTTKRRKTTTDRRETTTDRHKTTTDRRKTTTDRRKTTTDRHKTTTKRHKTTTERHQTTTDRRKTTTDRHKTTTKRHKTTTDRRKTTTDRRKTTIENTPAVFLCPSGGLEDCLGSRTHSVLVSLCLLVSPIVCLIHVSLFPECLNKFQSHRDVSESSSPSSSSSSPLPSPFSPAPFSSSSSSSSSSSLCFDSRPARLSLSSPELLSELKDSRTRSLRHVPAHNGLTTVFSGRGRRGGGGGGGGGQASGPAPSRRPANQRTSQ; encoded by the exons ATGAAGCCTTCATCACCACCTTCGTCATCATCACCCACCTCACTGACAGCTGCACCGGAAAcccagctcctctgctcttcatcgtgtccgcctcctcttcctcgtctgaGTCTGCAAAGTCCTGAGCTGCAAGCAGAGTTTCTACAAGGTGAAAAGTCTTCTTCAAAAGACCACAAAAAGACAGAGGACGACTACAGACAGAagacaaccacaaagagacgtaagacaactacagacagacagaagacaaccacaaagagacataagacaactacagacagacataagacaaccacagacagacgtaagacgaccacaaagagacgtAAGACAACTACAGACAGATGTGAGACAACTACAGACAGACGTGagacaaccacaaagagacataagacaaccacagacagacagaagacaaccacaaagagacgtAAGACAACTACAGACAGACGTGAGACAACTACAGACAGACATAAGACAACTACAGACAGACATAagacaaccacaaagagacataagACAACCACAGAAAGACATCAGACAACCACAGACAGACGTAAGACAACTACAGACAGACATAAGACAACTACAGACAGACATAagacaaccacaaagagacataagACAACCACAGAAAGACATCAGACAACTACAGACAGACGTGAGACAACTACAGACAGACATAAgacaaccacagacagacagaagacaaccacaaagagacgtAAGACAACTACAGACAGACGTGAGACAACTACAGACAGACATAAGACAACCACAGACAGACGTAAGACAACCACAGACAGACGTAAGACAACTACAGACAGACATAagacaaccacaaagagacataagACAACCACAGAAAGACATCAGACAACCACAGACAGACGTAAGACAACTACAGACAGACATAagacaaccacaaagagacataagACAACCACAGACAGACGTAAGACAACCACAGACAGACGTAAGACAACTATAGAGAACAcacctgcagtgtttttgtgccCATCTGGTGGTCTGGAGGACTGCTTGGGGTCCAGGACTCATTCTGTCCTCGTCAGTCTTTGTCTCCTCGTCTCTCCCATCGTCTGTCTCATCcatgtctctttgtttccagAGTGTCTGAACAAATTTCAGTCTCACAGAGACGTCAGTGAGTCCTCGtctccctcgtcctcctcttcctcccctctgccCTCCCCCTTCAGTCCCGCCCcattctcctcatcctcatcctcttcgtcttcgtcttctCTGTGCTTCGACAGCAGACCAG cCCGTTTGTCCCTGTCCAGCCCCGAGCTCCTGTCAGAGCTGAAAGACTCGAGGACACGTAGCCTCAGACATGTCCCCGCACACAACGGACTGACCACCGTCTTCTCTggacgaggaagaagaggaggaggaggaggaggaggaggaggacag GCCTCTGGCCCCGCCCCCTCCAGAcgaccagccaatcagaggactTCACAGTAA
- the LOC143316879 gene encoding serrate RNA effector molecule homolog, which produces MGDSDDEFDRRRRDKFRRERSDMERSREREERRRDDWPDRDWDRGRDRRRDYDRGRRERFSPPRHISPQHKRMRRDWDDHRGEPYRYDLPYGGGGAPFPTAGPQGWHPDLPHLHPHHGGHPLQGRLGLVDPDLPPPGPPTMRSFKEFLLNMEDSVDETESVKRYNQYKLDFRRQQLQDFFLQHKDQEWFRSKYHPDDITARKAESLAALKTRLGVFLFLLDNNWLDNVSLDMDHAPAIIKLLDAAVIKMEGGTDFDLQVLEVPSAPAVGGGEASGSGGGAGEKSQGDPGGGGASGQTGSESTGTWTGEATGGQTRARDKDGEQEAKQNGEEKDEEEEEEERKQEEQEKAKKGRKRKRSVSADSGEGSASDSDSSHSDGEKEEEEEKEEEEEDGEDERRKERGKDREKEVPAKPRPLHLTTSLFIRSIPPEVSKEEITALCRRYPGFLRVALSDPQPERRFFRRCWVTFDRSVNIKETCWNLQNIRLRDCELSPVVNRDLCRRVRTVNGLTHHRPVVRNDIRLSARLVHSLDQRGELWAGQMETNPVLKNITDYLIEEVSAEEEELTGASGGNGDDAGDSKDPASSSDVTVETDDKLLKVLDRLLLYLRLVHSVDYYNFCEYPAEDEMPHRCGLVHVRGPLPVAKITAAEVSEHQRMCEERLAPLLSPSETLSEEDAAKLGRKDPEQEVEKFLSANTQELSKDKWLCPLSGKKFKAPEFVRKHILNKHGDKVSAVRQEVEFFNNFLLDAKRPALPESKPLPPPAQAAPPPGVPGFPAQSPPQQSLLGYPPGVRPPMPGFLGAGPPYPPNQFAAGRGNYDNFRGHLGGGGFPGKQRNSRGVRGDPRSIIEYRDLDAPDDLDFF; this is translated from the exons aTGGGAGACAGCGATGACGAGTTCGACAGGAGGAGGCGGGACAAGttcaggagagagaggagcgacATGGAGCGatccagagagagggaggagaggaggagggacgactGGCCCGACAG ggactGGGACCGCGgcagggacaggaggagggactATGATCGTGGTCGCAGAGAGAGATTTTCTCCGCCCAGACACATCAGTCCTCAGCACAAACGCATGAGGAGAGactg GGACGACCACCGGGGGGAGCCGTACCGCTACGACCTGCCGTACGGAGGAGGCGGGGCTCCGTTTCCCACGGCGGGGCCTCAGGGCTGGCACCCCGACCTCCCCCACCTTCACCCACACCATGGAGGTCACCCGCTGCAGGGCAG GTTGGGGCTGGTGGATCcagatcttcctcctcctggtcctcccaCCATGAGGAGCTTTAAG gagtTCCTCTTGAACATGGAGGACAGCGTCGACGAGACGGAGTCGGTGAAGCGTTACAATCAGTACAAACTGGACTTCAGgcggcagcagctgcaggacttCTTCCTCCAGCACAAAGACCAGGAGTGGTTTCGCTCCAAGTACCACCCCGATGACATCACGGCGAGGAAGGCGGAGTCTCTGGCCGCCCTCAAAACCCGGCTGGgcgtcttcctcttcctgctggaCAACAACTGGCTGGACAACGTGTCGCTGGACATGGACCACGCCCCTGCCATCATCAAGCTACTGGACgcag ctgtcataaagatggagggaggcacAGACTTTGACTTGCAGGTCCTGGAGGTACCGTCTGCTCCCGCCGTGGGCGGTGGGGAGGCGAGCGGCAGCGGTGGAGGAGCTGGGGAGAAGAGCCAGGGAGATCCCGGCGGAGGAGGCGCGAGCGGGCAGACCGGCTCGGAGTCCACGGGGACTTGGACAGGAGAGGCGACCGGCGGACAGACGAGAGCCCGTGATAAG gACGGTGAACAGGAGGCCAAGCAgaatggagaggagaaagacgaggaggaggaagaggaggagaggaagcaggaggagcaggagaaggctAAGAAA ggcaggaagaggaaacgCAGCGTGTCAGCTGACAGCGGCGAGGGCAGCGCCTCAGACTCTGACTCCTCCCActctgatggagagaaggaggaagaggaggagaaggaggaagaggaggaggacggggaaGATG aacgTCGGAAAGAGCgagggaaggacagagagaaggaggttcCAGCCAAGCCCCGCCCCCTCCACCTCACCACCTCCTTGTTCATCAGAAGCATCCCGCCGGAGGTGTCGAAGGAGGAGATCACagct TTGTGTCGCAGGTATCCCGGCTTCCTGCGGGTGGCGCTGTCAGACCCTCAGCCTGAGAGGAG GTTCTTCAGGCGCTGCTGGGTGACCTTTGACCGCAGTGTGAACATCAAGGAGACATGCTGGAACCTGCAGAACATCAgg CTCAGGGACTGTGAACTGTCTCCGGTGGTCAACAGAGACCTGTGCCGGCGCGTCCGCACCGTCAACGGTCTGACTCACCACAGGCCGGTGGTGAGGAACGACATCCGTCTGTCCGCCCGGCTCGTCCACAGCCTGGACCAGAGGGGGGAGCTGTGGGCCGGACAG atggAGACCAACCCTGTCCTGAAGAACATCACAGATTACCTGATAGAGGAGGTGAgcgctgaggaggaggagctcacaGGTGCGTCGGGGGGTAACGGTGATGATGCAGGCGACAGCAAAgaccccgcctcctcctctgacgTTACCGTGGAGACAGACGACAAGCTGCTGAAG gtgctggacagactgctgctcTACCTGCGTCTGGTTCACTCTGTAGATTATTATAACTTCTGTGAGTATCCTGCAGAGGACGAGATGCCCCATCGCTGTGGACTGGTCCACGTACGAGGACCCCTACCTGTGGCCAAGATCACTGCAGCCGAag tgAGTGAACATCAGAGGATGTGTGAGGAGCGTCTggctcctctgctttctccttcAGAGACTCTGAGTGAAGAAGACGCTGCCAAGCTGGGAAGGAAAGACCCGGAGCAAGAG gtggaGAAGTTCCTGTCAGCCAACACTCAGGAGCTCAGTAAAGACAAGTGGCTCTGTCCTCTGAGCGGGAAAAAGTTCAAG GCTCCAGAGTTTGTGCGTAAACACATCCTGAACAAACACGGAGACAAGGTGTCCGCCGTCAGACAGGAGGTCGAGTTCTTCAACAACTTCCTGCTCGACGCCAAGAGGCCCGCCTTACCTGAGAGCAAGCCCCTCCCACCACCAGCACAAG ccgcccccccccccggtGTGCCAGGATTTCCTGCTCAGTCACCACCGCAGCAAAGCCTTCTGGGATATCCACCTGGAGTTAGACCTCCCATGCCTGGCTTCCTGG GTGCTGGACCCCCCTACCCCCCCAACCAGTTTGCGGCGGGCCGTGGTAACTATGACAACTTCAGAGGCCAtttaggaggaggagggtttcCCGGGAAACAGCGAAACAG
- the LOC143316882 gene encoding uncharacterized protein LOC143316882 isoform X2, whose translation MKPSSPPSSSSPTSLTAAPETQLLCSSSCPPPLPRLSLQSPELQAEFLQECLNKFQSHRDVSESSSPSSSSSSPLPSPFSPAPFSSSSSSSSSSSLCFDSRPARLSLSSPELLSELKDSRTRSLRHVPAHNGLTTVFSGRGRRGGGGGGGGGQASGPAPSRRPANQRTSQ comes from the exons ATGAAGCCTTCATCACCACCTTCGTCATCATCACCCACCTCACTGACAGCTGCACCGGAAAcccagctcctctgctcttcatcgtgtccgcctcctcttcctcgtctgaGTCTGCAAAGTCCTGAGCTGCAAGCAGAGTTTCTACAAG AGTGTCTGAACAAATTTCAGTCTCACAGAGACGTCAGTGAGTCCTCGtctccctcgtcctcctcttcctcccctctgccCTCCCCCTTCAGTCCCGCCCcattctcctcatcctcatcctcttcgtcttcgtcttctCTGTGCTTCGACAGCAGACCAG cCCGTTTGTCCCTGTCCAGCCCCGAGCTCCTGTCAGAGCTGAAAGACTCGAGGACACGTAGCCTCAGACATGTCCCCGCACACAACGGACTGACCACCGTCTTCTCTggacgaggaagaagaggaggaggaggaggaggaggaggaggacag GCCTCTGGCCCCGCCCCCTCCAGAcgaccagccaatcagaggactTCACAGTAA